The genomic window ACGCAGGTGCCTATATATTCGAAACACTTCAAGGTGGTCGTGTTCGATAACAGGGGCGCCGGCAGGTCTCAGAAGCCCGAGGCGGGTTATACGACCGAAGACATGGCCGACGACGCCGCTCAGCTTATGGATGCGCTCGGCATAGAGACCGCGCACATCGTAGGAAAATCCATGGGTGGAATGATAGGCCAGTGGCTCGCTATAAAGTATCCCGAAAAGGTCGGTAAGCTGGTCATGGGCTGCTCCTCCGCTTCGAGAGACGAAGTCGGGAACCTTATATTGAGGATGGGCAGGGAGATCGCGTCCAAGGTCGGGATGAAGGCCGTATGGATCATGGCCCTCTATCTCGGCTACACGCGTGAATACATAGAGAAGAACATAGGCTCGCTCGGCGGCGTAGTCGACGCCATAGCCGAGAACCCGGATGCGCTGAAGGGATATATCGGTCAGAGTTACGCCGTGGAAGGGCACGATACGACCGACTTACTTCACAAGATAAAAGCCCCGACGCTGGTAATGATGGGGGAGTCTGACATGACCACTTCGCCCAAGCGCACGAGGGAGCTTGCCGCGCTCATCAGGGGGTCGAAATTAAAAGGGTTTGAAGGGGTCGGCCACGGTTTCTGGAGGGAGAGACAGGAAGAGGCCGACAGTCTCGTCCTCGGGTTTCTGCTCGACGAGTAGCCTCAGTTGAGGTTCCTCTTGTCGATTATCCCGTTTCTTCTTCTAGATGTCACTGAAATTATATCGAGCCTCGTCTGCAGGTCTTTAATGATTACCTCGGCTCTCTTCCTTACGTCGGGCTCCTCGAGGAGCGACTGCTTGTCGAAGACGTTCGGGAAGATGAGCGTCGCGAGCGCGTCCGTCAGGCTTTCGAGAGGGAGCCTCGTGTTGATGTTTATCCTGTGGGCCTTCTGCTTCTCGCCGAGTCCGAAATTCCATCTTGTTATCAGCTCTTCGATTTTGCTTCTGTACGTTTCTTCGCGTGCGCAGAGCATGTTCTCGACTATCTCGACCCGGGCGGTCCTGTAGGGTATCTCTTTCGTTATCTCGAGGATCTTCACCCTCTTCAGCCCGTAGAGGACTATGTTGATCCTGCCGTCCTTGAAGGTCTCCGAGCTTACTATCCTCCCCATCCCCACGACGTCGAACACCTCCGGATTGCCGTAGTAGTTCGACTCCCATCCGGGCTTAAGTAACGCCATACCTATGATCCTTTCCGACCGGCTCACGTCATGTACCATCTGCTTGTATCTGGGCTCGAATACGTGTAGGGGAAGGAGGGTATTGGGGAAGAATACGACCGTCGACAACGGGAAGAGCGGTATCGTTCCCGAAAATTCCGTGAGGTTGCATACGTCTTTAAGGTCGAGTGAGGACAGGTCCATAACACTAAATTCCGGGCATGGAATAAACGCCTTTTATTTAGTATAGCATATGCGTCCCGGTTTTATTCGGCGCACTCTCTTCCGGCCCGGGGCCCCGTTTTGTGGGCACGGTTTTCAGGGAGCCGAATCTTTTTTACGGTAAGCTTATCTAATATGGTGTTATGTTTACATTTTGACAGGAGGCTCGAATATGGGAAAAACGGTGCATATTACAGATGACAATTTCGAGGAAGAGGTGCTTAAATCTGAGCTGCCGGTTCTCGTCGATTTCTGGGCCGAGTGGTGCGGTCCGTGCCGCGCAATCGCGCCGACCCTAGAAGAGATCGCGGCCGACTACGAGGGCCGGGTGAAAATCGCCAAGCTCAACGTCGACGAGAATCCCAAACAGGCTCACGCCTTCGGGATAAGGGCCATCCCCACCATGATAATTTTCAAGGAAGGGAGCCCCGCTGAGAGGCTTATGGGGGCCCTCCCCAAAAAGCACATCACCGACGTGATCGAGAGCGCGCTTTAGCTGGCCCCCCTCCGGGTCCCGCCCGTCCGTAACCCGCGGTGCGTATATCTACATATATAATGACAATCGCAAGATGATCCGTCTCTTCCCGGTTTGAACCGCCCCGGCCGGTCGGTTAGAATTTCAGCGTGGCGAAGAAGAGGATAACCAAGGTCTACACAAAAACAGGCGATGATGGGCTTACATCGCTCGTGGGCGGTATGAGAGTGAGCAAGGCTTCCCCGAGGGTGGACGCCTACGGGGACGTGGACGAGCTCAATGCGGCGCTCGGGCTTGCCCGTACCGTCGTGCTCAACAAGAGGCTCGGCGGTATTCTCGAAACCCTTCAGAAGGACCTCTTTATCGTGGGCGCCGATCTCGCAAGTCCTCCCGGCCTCGACGTTCCGAGGATAAACGATGACAGGATATCGGCGCTCGAGTCTGCGATAGACGAGCTGTTGTCGGGCCTCGAGCCGCTTAAGGAATTCATACTTCCGGGCGGGAAGCCCGGCGGCGCGCACCTCCATTTCGCGAGGACCGTGGCGAGGAGGGCCGAAAGGAAGGTCGCCAGACTTATTGAGGAGGAAGGGGCCGAGGCGGGGAAGAATGTCCTCATTTATCTGAACAGGTTATCTGACCTGCTTTTCGTTATGGCTAGGATAGAGAACAGGGAGAACGAGTTCAGCGAAACGTACGCAGAGTTCGGGAGAAAATGAAACGGGCATCGGATAGGGATTCATACATAGTCAACCCTGAAATAGAAGCATACATCGAGTCCCTGACGCCCGCCGGGGATAAGGTTCTGGAAGAGATGGAGGAGCGTGCGAGGCTGAGCGAATTCCCCATAGTCGGGCCTCTCGTCGGCAGGCTCCTCTTCCAGCTCGCGGTTATGATAAATGCGAAAAGAGTGCTCGAGCTCGGCTCGGGTTTCGGTTATTCGGCTTACTGGTTCGCGAAAGCCGTGGGCGAAGGCGGGTCGGTCGTATATACTGATATGTCGGTTGAGAACGCTCGCGCGGCCGATGACTTCTTCGCAAGGGCCGGCTTGAGACACAGGCTTGATATACGGACGGGTGACGCGGTCAGGATACTCGATGAATCAAAGGGCGAGTTCGACATTATATTCAACGATATAGACAAGGAGTATTATCCGCTTGTCGTTGACACCGCATATGAAAAATTACGGAAGGGCGGTATTTTCATAACCGACAACGTGCTCTGGTCGGGGAGGGTGTTATCTGGTGACAGCTCCCCCGGTACGGAAGGCGTTAGGGAATTTACACGGCTCCTCCTGTCCAAGACCGGTTTCTTCACCGCGATTATTCCGCTCAGGGACGGTATTTCCGTCAGCTTGAAAACGCAGTGATACCGGGATACTTAAATATAGGTGTAATATAACGATAGAGGTAACGGCATGAGCAAAGCTGCAGACATAGTTATGGGAAAGAGCGCTCTCGTGAGGACGCTCAAGGACAGGCTCGCCAGGAAGAACATGGAGCTCATGGCGTACCATGAGCAGAAGGCGAAGCACAACAAGGCCCTGTCCGGGAGCATGCTTGCGAAAAAGAGATCGGATATCGTGGACAAGCTGATAAAACAGGCGCTTTCCGAGCTGGGGTTCAACGATTTCAGGAACGTCTGCGTCGCGGCGCTCGGAGGTTACGGCAGGAACGAGCTCTGTCCGTATTCCGACGTGGACATCATGTTCCTCTATAAGCCGCGCAACAAGACTCTCGCGAAAGAGGCCACGGAGAAGCTCCTGTACCTCCTCTGGGACCTGGGTATCGAGGTAGGCCATTCGGTGAGGACGATCGACGAGTGCATAGAGCTCTCCCAGGAAGACGATACTACTATACTTACGTCGCTCCTCGACAGCAGGTTCGTATGCGGCGACGAGCAGCTCTACATGGACCTGGATAAAAAACTCTACTGTCAGCTCCTCCCCACGATCTCGCATAAGTTTATCCAGAGCAAGATCAGGGAGAACGAGCAGAGGATAAACAGGTTCGGACGGTCGGTGTATCTCCTCGAGCCCAACGTGAAAGAAGGCGAAGGCGGTCTCCGGGATATTCATTACGCCCTCTGGATCGCTCAGGCAAAGTTCAAGGTCAAGAATTTTTCCGACCTTCTTCCCAAGGGGATACTGATGGAGAACGAGATCAGGATATTCGAGAAGAGCCTGAATTTTCTCCTCCTCATCAGGTCCGAGCTCCATTACCTCGCCGGCAGGAGGGAAGACAGGCTCGGCTTCGAATTTCAGGAAAAGGTCGCCAGGTTCCTGGGCTTCAAGGACGGCGAGCTCCCGGCTGTAGAGAGGTTCATGAGGATATACTACCTACGCGGGAACGAGCTCAGGGAGCAGTCGAAGAGGCTCATAGAAAAATGCATCATGGGGCATAAGTCCGGTCTCAGGAGCGCGAAAACGGTCGCTCTCGATAACGGCTTTATCATACAGGGCGGAATGCTTTCGGCATCCAACATCAACATTTTCAAGGACAACCCGGCTAACCTGATGAGGGCATTCGAGTATGCCGACAAGTATCAGGTTAAGCTCAGCAATTATCTGCTCGACCTCATAAGGGAGAACGTGAGCGTCACCAGCATGGACGAGAGCGTGAGGGCCAACCCCGAGTTAAACGCTTCGTTCCTGAGGCTCCTCAAGAAGGGTAAGAACGTCGCCGATACGCTTTTTGAAATGAACAGGCTCCGTTTTCTGGGCTATTATATCCCGGAGTTCGGAAAGATAGTATGCATGGTCCAGCACGACGCCTACCATGTCTACACCGTCGATGTCCACTCCATATTCATGGTGAGGGAGATCGAGAACCTGCTCAACTATAAATACGAGAAAGAGCACCCCCTCCTCACGAAAACAGCCGAATCATTATTGAGCAGACACGTGCTCTACCTCGCGTGCCTCTTTCACGACATGGGCAAGGGGGAAGGGAAGGACCACGCGGAGAAAGGGGCGGCGATGATTCCCAAGATCGCGAAAAGGATGGGGCTTAATGCGACCGAGACCGAGCAGCTCGAGTTCCTCGTCAAAAACCACCTTTTGATGTCTCACTTCTCGCAGAGGAGGGACATACACGACTACAGCCTCATAGTGAGGTTCGCGAAGGCCGTGAAAACGCTCGAAACCCTCTCTCTCATCTATCTGCTGACGTTCGCCGATATAAAGTCGGTCGGCCCCGACGTGTGGACTAACTGGAAGGGGATGCTGCTTAAGGAGCTTTTCATCAGGACCGCAAAGGTCCTCGAAAGAGGAGACTTCAAAGGGGAAGACCCGCTCGCGAGGCAGAAGAGGGTGATCGACGAGGTCGTGAGGATTCTCGGCAGCAAGGTATCGAGGAAGAGCGTAAAGGCTATACTCGAGACCATGCCCGAATCCTATTTCCTCGGATTCTCAGCGAGGAAGATCGCCTACCACGTCGGCCTCATCGAGAAATCGAGGGACGCGGTGGGGATGGACGTGCTTTTTTACCCTCACGAGGAGTACAACGAATTTACCTTCTGGGGATTCGACGAGCCCGGGATTTTCTCCAAGCTCTGCGGGGTCATCAGGGCGACGGGACTTAACGTGCTCGGAGCGCGCATAACGACGAGGAAGGACGGCAGGATTCTCGACGTCTTCTACGTGAACAAGCTCGGCCAGTCCGTGAAAGAAGGGGAGGAGGTATGGGACAAGCTGAGGGATAATCTGGATCAGGTGCTCACCGGGAAGACGGACGTCGAGGTGCTCGTCGCCAGAAGGAGACAGGAGAAGCCCCTTTACAGCAAGGCGATACCGCAGTATCCGACGAGGGTCATGATCGACAACGAATCTTCCGACGCCGCTACCGTAATAGACGTGATTACGTACGACAGGGCGGGGCTCCTCTACGATATAACGAAGACTATAAAGAACCTCGGCCTCTCGATCGAATACGCGAAGATCTCGACCAAGGTCGATCAGGTGGTCGACGCTTTTTACGTGGTCGATTTGAATCACAAGAAAATTACCGATCCGGACAGGATAGAAGAAATAAAAACCGCTTTGCTGGAATCGATGACTTCCGGGTAAGGGTCTGTTCATATATCATTTCAGAAGAAACAAGGGCCGGATATGAGCATATCTCGAGCGGACGCTCAGGACATAAGGGAGATACATTCGGATTTTCTCGTAATAGGGAGCGGTCTCGCGGGCCTGTATGCTGCCCTTTACGCTTCCGGCTTCGGGAGCGTCACCCTCCTCACGAAATCGACGGTCGAGGAGAGTAATTCCTACTGGGCCCAGGGGGGGATAGCGGCCGTGGTCGATCCCGAAGATTCGACGTGGTTCCATATAGAAGACACGCTCAGGGCCGGCAGGGGGCTGAACGACACGGACGCCGTCACGGTTCTGGTTAATGAGGGCAAGGACCGCGTGACAGACCTCATGAAGCTCGGTATGAAGTTCGATACGGGAGAGAAAGGGCTCGAGCTCGGGCTCGAGGGCGGGCATACCAGAAGGCGCGTGCTCCACGCGGGCGGCAGCTCGACCGGTCGGGAGATGGTCAAATTCCTGATCGCCGCGGTCGAGAGCAACAAATCCATAAGAAAGTTCGAAAGCACGGGTGTCATGGGGTTTTTCTCGGACGGGTCCCGGTGCGGGGGAGCGCTGGCTATAGACGGCAATATGAGCCCCGTCGCGTTTATATCGAAGTCCACGATACTCGCGACAGGAGGGGCATGCGCCCTTTACGAGAGGACGACAAACCCCGAAGGCGCGACAGGCGAGGGTATAGCGCTTGCTTACGAAGCCGGGGCGGAGATCGCCGATATGGAATTCGTTCAGTTCCACCCGACGGCTTTTTACAACGAGAGCGGAGCGAGCTTCCTCATATCGGAAGCCGTGCGGGGGGAAGGGGCGCACCTGCTTGACTACGGGGGAAAGCGGTTCATGCATAACTACAGCGAGCTCGGGGAGCTCGCGCCTAGGGACGTCGTATCGCGCGCTATATACATGGAGATGAAAAAGTCGGGCAGGGATTACGTCTATCTCGACGTGAGGCACCTCGATCCGGACTACATCAAAGCACGGTTTTCGAATATCTACTATGCCTGCCTGGCATACGGGACGGACATGACCTCGGACCTCGTCCCGGTCGCCCCTGCCGCTCATTACACGATCGGTGGGGTGAGGACGGGGCTCTCGGGGGAGACGAACATAAAAGGCCTCTTCGCCTGCGGCGAGGTCGCCTGCACCGGCGTGCACGGCGCCAACAGGCTCGCGAGCAATTCGCTCCTCGAATGCGTGGTATTCGCCAGGCGCGCGGTTGACGGCGCAAGGGGTATGCCTCAAGCCCGCTACAGTGCGCCTGCCGCCGATATCGACCCCGCGATCTACCGGGTTTCAGTTTCGGAGGAGGGATTGTTCGGGGAGCTAAAGACCCGGGCTTCGCGTATAATGAACAGACGCGTCGGCATAGTGAGGAACAAGGAAAACCTTGATAAAGCCCTCGCGGAGCTCGGTATGCTGACGGCGGGTCTCGACAAGCTCTCAGGCTACCACAGGCTGAAATTAAAGATGATTCTCGATGTCTCTACGATCATCACACGGTTTTCTCTCCTGAGGGAGGAATCGAGGGGCGTGCATATAAGAGAGGACTTTCCCGCTGAGGACCCCGGATGGAGGAAGCACATTATATTGAGGAAGGGAGAGGAGCCTGCCGCTATACCGGTATGAAAGGTATAGTATGTTACCGGGGGATGATCCGGCGCAGACGTTCGACGCATGAAAAGAATAGAGCTTGATTTCAGCCGCGTAGACCGCATCATAGAATACGCACTCAGGGAAGACCTTGGTGACGGCGACATCACCACGAACTCGCTCGCAACGGAGAAGGAGGACTCGAGGGCTGTCATTCGCGCCAAGGCAAAGGGGGTGATCGCCGGGCTCCCGATAGCCAAGCGCGTCTTTCAGAAACTCGACCCGACGGTCGTGTGCGTGGACAACATCAGCGACGGCGAGGACATAAAGCCGGGCGATATCCTCTCGGAAATAAACGGGGGCACGAGGGCGCTGCTGTCGGGCGAGCGGCTCGCACTCAATATACTTCAAAGGCTCTCCGGTATAGCGACCCTCACGTCGAAATACGTGAAAGCGGTCGAGGGTCTCCCAGTGAAGGTTCTCGACACGCGGAAGACGGCTCCCGGCCTCCGCATACTCGATAAATACGCGGTTTCCGCGGGGGGCGGATACAACCACCGCTTCGGTCTCTTCGACGGGGTCTTGATAAAGGACAACCACATAAAGATCGCGGGCGGTATAGGGGACGCGGTCGCGGCCGTACGCAAGAAGTACAGGCAGAAATACAAGATAGAGGTCGAAACCTCGGATATCGAGCAGGTGAAGGAAGCGCTCATAGCCGGCGCAGATATAATTATGCTCGACAATATGAACCCTGCCGAGATGAGAAAGGCGGTCCGTCTCATAGACAGGAATGCGCTCGTCGAGGCCTCGGGCGGGATTACCCTCAGGAACGTGAGGGAAGTGGCGGAGACAGGGGTGGATTTTATATCGGTGGGGGCCCTTACCCACTCGGCCTCGGCTTTAGATATAGGGCTCTATGTGGTATAATTAATTTTATTAATGATGTAGGTAAGTTGAGGTATGAATGGAAGGCTACGACCAAATATCTGAAGAGATAAAAAGACTTAAGGAAGAAAAGAACGCCGTTATACTCGCGCACAACTACCAGGTGCCCGAGGTGCAGGACGTTGCGGATTTTACGGCCGATTCGCTCGCGCTCTCGCAGATGGCCGCCAAAACAGAGGCGGATATCATCGTATTCTGCGGGGTGCATTTCATGGCGGAGACCGCCTCCATAATCTCCCCGCAAAAGAAAGTGCTCCTCCCCGATCTCGGCGCGGGCTGCTCTCTTGCGGATACGATAAATGCCGACCAGCTCCGGGAATGGAAGAAGGAGCATCCCGGCGCTGTCGTTGTTTCTTACGTTAATACGACTGCAGAGGTGAAAGCCGAGAGCGACTACTGCTGCACGTCTTCAAACGCCGTCAAAGTAGTGAGCGCCGTCCCCGAGGATAAAGAGATACTCTTCCTCCCGGACATGTTCTTAGGCGCTTATGCGGCCAAGGTCACGGGGAGGAAAATCCACGTCTGGCCGGGCGAATGTCACGTGCATGCGGGAATTAGGACCGAGGATTTGAAAGAAATGAAGCACACGCATCCGGACGCCGAGCTCGTCGTCCACCCCGAGTGCGGATGCACGACGAATCTTCTTTACCAGGGCCTGAACGGCTCTTCTGCCAACGGGAACGGCCACATTAAATTCTTATCGACGGGCGGCATGATAAAATTCGCGAAGGAGTCTCAGGCAAAAGAGTTCATCATCGCGACCGAAACCGGGATGCTCTACAAGCTTAGGAAAGACAATCCCGACAAGACGTTCCTACCGGCGAGGGAAAACGCGGTCTGCAAGTACATGAAGATGATTACGCTTGAAAAAGTTCTCAGGTCGCTCAGGGAAGAAGTCTACGAAGTGAAAGTTCCCGAGCACGTCGCTTTAAAAGCTAAGAAGTCCATAGATCGTATGCTAGAGATAACGGCCTAATACCCCTCCGCAAGCCCTCCGGGCCTCCTCGGGTCGGTCGCTCCGTATAGAAAATCCCCTGACTTCATTATGCTCTGCGCGCTCCCCATCGTATCGCCCGTCACCACCTTGTGGCCAATCTCCGTGAGCAATCTTACGGTATCCGCGCTCAGCCCTTTCTCAATTCTCAACTCGTCGGGCAGCCACTGGTGATGCACTCTCACTGCATTTGTCGCTTCTGATACGTTCATCCCGAAATCGATCACGTTCGTCAGTATCTGCAGGACGGTCGTGATGATGAGGCTGCCCCCGACGCTGCCGGTGATCAAAAACGGCTTCCCGCCTTTGAGCACTATCGTCGGAGTCATCGAGCTCAGCATCCTCTTTCCCGGAGCGAGCGCGTTATATTCGCCTCCCGTCAGGCCGTATGCGTTAGGAGTGCCGGGCGTGATCGAGAAATCGTCCATTTCGTTGTTGAGCAGTATGCCCGTCCCCGGAACCATGATCCCGGAGCCGTAATTGAAGTTGAGCGTGTAGGTGTTCGAGACGGTGTTCCCCCATTTATCTATCACGGAGAAGTGTGTAGTGCTACCTCCCTCGCGGGGAGCATGACTGCCCGGGGAGATTTCGCCGCTCGGAGTCGCCCTTTCCGGGTCTATCCTCGCGCTCATGCTACGGGCGTATTCTTTCGAAGTGAGGCGTGAAACCGGAATTTCGTAAAAGTCCGGGTCGCCCAGATAAACCGAGCGGTCTGCGAAGGCAAGCTTCATGCACTCTGCCATTATATGTATCGCCCTTGCGGAATTGTTGCCGTATGTGCCGAGCGGGAACCTTTCGAGCATGTTCAGCATTTCTATTAAGAGCACTCCGCCCGAGCTCGGAGGCGGCATGGAATATATCTCGTACCCTCTGTAACTTCCCCGGACGGGTTTTCTGACGACGGCCTCGTAGGACGCGAGGTCTTCCTTCGTTATGAGGCCGTCTTCCGCTTTCATGAACCCGGTTATCTTTTCAGCCACCTCTCCTTCATAAAACGCGTCCGGGCCCGATTCGGCTATTTGCCTGAGGGTACGCGCCAGGTCCTTTTGCTCGAGCGGCTCGCCCTGGGCATAGCTCACGCCGCCGTCCTTAAAAAATACTTTCATACTTTCGGGAGACGCATTAATCCTGTCCCTGGCGCCGGAAAGCGACCTCACGAGCTCTTCGTCAGCAGGGAACCCCTTTTCGGCAAGCTCTATAGCGGGTCTGAGGGCCCTTTCGAGCGATATAGTGCCGTACTTCTCAAGCGCAAGCGCGAGTCCCGCTACGGTGCCCGGCACGCCCGAGGCGATTATGCTGCGGCGTGACTTCTCCTCGTCGACCTCCCCTTTGTCATTGATATACATCTCCCTCCGCGCCGCGAGAGGGGCTTTCTCCCTGTAGTCTATCGCCGCCGCTTCCTTCGCTCCAGTGAGATAAATCAGCATGAAGCCTCCCCCGCCGAGGTTCCCCGCCCTCGGGTAGGTGACCGCCATCGTAAAACCGACCGTAACGGCTGCGTCAACGGCGTTCCCACCTTCCCTCAGCACCTCTAGTCCCGCCTTTGTCGCGTATTCGCTCTCCGACACGACCATTCCCTCCAGCGCGTACGCGGGATGGAACCGCGCCTCCGGGTCGAACGCCGGATGCGTCTCACCTGCGGCGACCGGCGCATGGTATAAAAAAAGAATCGTCAGGAATATCAGGCCCGGTAAATGAAACAAGCGAGCCTGTGAAAATTTTTCCTTCAGGCTTATCATCGGTTCACGGGCCCTCTCGATGAAGGAATATCCATCCGCAAAAGAGTGCGGCATGCCCCTTCCATTTTCAATAGAGTTTATTCAGTCTGGTTGCTGAAGATGAATTACGGCGGCTGTGCAGACCAAGCCGGAATTACTGGTTCATCATGTTGAAGAATTCCTTGTTCGACTTCGTTCCGCTCATCTTGTCGAGGAGGAATTCCATAGCTTCGACGGTGTTCATCGGGCTCAAGACTTTTCTGAGCAGCCATACCTTGTTGAGCACGTCTGCCGGAAGCAGGAGCTCTTCTTTCCTCGTGCCCGAGCGCTGGAGGTCGAGCGCAGGGAATACTCTCTTGTCGGCGAGCCTCCTGTCGAGGTAGGCCTCCATGTTGCCTGTTCCCTTGAATTCTTCGAATATGACCTCGTCCATCCTGCTGCCCGTATCTATCAGGGCCGTGGCGATGATAGTCAGGCTTCCGCCCTCCTCGGTGTTCCTGGCGGCGCCGAAGAACCTCTTCGGCCTCTGGAGCGCGTTCGCCTCCATACCTCCCGAGAGCACCCTGCCGCTCGCGGGCGTAACGGTATTGCTCGCGCGGGCGAGCCTCGTCAAGCTGTCGAGCAGGATTACGACGTCCTTACCGTGCTCCACGAGCCTCTTCGCTTTTTCGAGCACCATATCGGCCACCTGGATGTGTCTCTGTGGCGGCTCGTCGAACGTCGAGCTGACTACTTCCCCGTTGACCGAACGCTCCATATCCGTTACTTCCTCCGGGCGCTCGTCGATAAGGAGCACTATGAGGGCGACGTCGGGGTGGTTCCTGGTTATAGCGTTAGCTATCCTCTGGAGCAGTATCGTTTTACCCGTCCTCGGCGGGGCCACGATCAAACCCCTCTGGCCCATACCGATAGGGATGAACAGGTCGAGCACCCTCGTGCAGAAATCGTTTGCGTCGTATTCGAGCATCAGCTTCTGGTCGGGGTGAAGGGGGACACGGTTTTCGAAAGCGACTCTTTCCCTGCATACTTCGGGAGAATCGAAGTTCACCTCTTCTATCTTGAGGAGCGCCAGGTTCTTCTCGCCTTCTCTGGGCAGCCTTACCTGCCCGCCCACGGTGTCTCCGGTCTTCAAGTTGAAAGAGCGTATCTGGGATTTCGAAACGTAGATGTCGTCGGGTCCGGGCAGATAGCTGTACTTGGGAGACCTGAGGAACCCGTACCCCTCGGACAGAATTTCTAGCACGCCCTCGGCATATATGACCCCTTCTTTTTCGCTCTGGGCCTTGAGGATAGCGTAGATGATGTCCTGCTTCGTCATGCGCGAGGTCTCGTCGATCTCGAGGTCCCTCGCCATCTTCATGAGCTCCGCGCTCTTCTTGTTTCTGATGTCGTTCAGGTGGAGGAAATGACTTTCTTCCGACAAAACTTCCTTCTCTTCGGGTTTTTCCCGTAATTTGGTTGCTCTAGCCATGTGTTATAAGTCCTTGACTCATTATTTTTTTAGGAATTTACAGCAATTGTCACTTTACGAATTTATGGAAATGAGTGTAAGTTCTCGTTGAGTTGCTATAAAAGTATTAGACAACATTATTATGCCAGT from Thermodesulfobacteriota bacterium includes these protein-coding regions:
- the ggt gene encoding gamma-glutamyltransferase; this translates as MFHLPGLIFLTILFLYHAPVAAGETHPAFDPEARFHPAYALEGMVVSESEYATKAGLEVLREGGNAVDAAVTVGFTMAVTYPRAGNLGGGGFMLIYLTGAKEAAAIDYREKAPLAARREMYINDKGEVDEEKSRRSIIASGVPGTVAGLALALEKYGTISLERALRPAIELAEKGFPADEELVRSLSGARDRINASPESMKVFFKDGGVSYAQGEPLEQKDLARTLRQIAESGPDAFYEGEVAEKITGFMKAEDGLITKEDLASYEAVVRKPVRGSYRGYEIYSMPPPSSGGVLLIEMLNMLERFPLGTYGNNSARAIHIMAECMKLAFADRSVYLGDPDFYEIPVSRLTSKEYARSMSARIDPERATPSGEISPGSHAPREGGSTTHFSVIDKWGNTVSNTYTLNFNYGSGIMVPGTGILLNNEMDDFSITPGTPNAYGLTGGEYNALAPGKRMLSSMTPTIVLKGGKPFLITGSVGGSLIITTVLQILTNVIDFGMNVSEATNAVRVHHQWLPDELRIEKGLSADTVRLLTEIGHKVVTGDTMGSAQSIMKSGDFLYGATDPRRPGGLAEGY
- the nadA gene encoding quinolinate synthase NadA; translation: MEGYDQISEEIKRLKEEKNAVILAHNYQVPEVQDVADFTADSLALSQMAAKTEADIIVFCGVHFMAETASIISPQKKVLLPDLGAGCSLADTINADQLREWKKEHPGAVVVSYVNTTAEVKAESDYCCTSSNAVKVVSAVPEDKEILFLPDMFLGAYAAKVTGRKIHVWPGECHVHAGIRTEDLKEMKHTHPDAELVVHPECGCTTNLLYQGLNGSSANGNGHIKFLSTGGMIKFAKESQAKEFIIATETGMLYKLRKDNPDKTFLPARENAVCKYMKMITLEKVLRSLREEVYEVKVPEHVALKAKKSIDRMLEITA
- the rho gene encoding transcription termination factor Rho, coding for MARATKLREKPEEKEVLSEESHFLHLNDIRNKKSAELMKMARDLEIDETSRMTKQDIIYAILKAQSEKEGVIYAEGVLEILSEGYGFLRSPKYSYLPGPDDIYVSKSQIRSFNLKTGDTVGGQVRLPREGEKNLALLKIEEVNFDSPEVCRERVAFENRVPLHPDQKLMLEYDANDFCTRVLDLFIPIGMGQRGLIVAPPRTGKTILLQRIANAITRNHPDVALIVLLIDERPEEVTDMERSVNGEVVSSTFDEPPQRHIQVADMVLEKAKRLVEHGKDVVILLDSLTRLARASNTVTPASGRVLSGGMEANALQRPKRFFGAARNTEEGGSLTIIATALIDTGSRMDEVIFEEFKGTGNMEAYLDRRLADKRVFPALDLQRSGTRKEELLLPADVLNKVWLLRKVLSPMNTVEAMEFLLDKMSGTKSNKEFFNMMNQ